A stretch of Caenorhabditis elegans chromosome IV DNA encodes these proteins:
- the C35D6.13 gene encoding Serpentine Receptor, class Z (Predicted), whose protein sequence is MNSTTERLLSSVISDKNDNVFWFWFYNILGSVYFIGHLFYVYVFNENQDRDKKDLLFPITTHIFHAMKIVTILLLFMFISQVLLRWHHFENEKRLKNGNECDHILTYDDILQQPKLHIFLEVIGIISWIFTYPIYIVAQTYHVIIFLLSVQFFIVCFFPRLEQKFRKIHRKIRRKTIHFYWILFIFQVFHYFIKLFYQHPNDLTDFHILCFLIVVANILHILSFIFGRKRAISFYQSNLRKYIIWLTSFGGAANLTFLVFIVYFIQDKNIFVTVIIYYLLVTPCIIQMCYLICNRQKLITLMVSFKFKKFIKKLIGSQHSYVHPQLATQQRF, encoded by the exons atgAACTCAACAACCGAGCGTCTTCTTTCATCCGTTATTTCTGACAAAAATGACAATGTGTTCTGGTTTtggttttataatattttgggCTCCGTGTATTTTATCGGGCACTTATTTTACGTGTacgtttttaatgaaaatcagGATCGCGATAAAAag GACCTCCTGTTTCCAATAACAACTCATATTTTCCATGCAATGAAAATTGTCACCATCCTGTTATTGTTCATGTTCATTTCTCAAGTTTTGTTACGCTGGCATcactttgaaaatgaaaaaagattgaaaaatggaaatgagTGTGATCACATTTTAACGTATGATGATATCTTGCAACAACCcaaattgcacattttcctTGAAGTAATTGGGATTATCTCTTGGATCTTCACTTATCCCATTTATATTGTAGCCCAAACATACCACGTGATCATATTCCTTCTATCAGTTCAATTCTTCATAGTTTGCTTCTTCCCAAGACTCGagcaaaaatttcggaaaattcatagaaaaatcAGAAGGAAAACAATACACTTTTATTGGAtactattcatttttcaagtttttcactattttattaaacttttttatcaaCATCCGAACGATTTGACCGACTTCCATATTCTTTGTTTCTTGATAGTTGTTGCAAATATTCTGCACATTTTatcattcatttttggaaGGAAGCGAGCAATTTCTTTTTATCAAAGTAACCTGCGAAAGTACATTATCTGGCTGACAAGTTTTGGAGGAGCAGCCAACTTG acattTCTGGTTTTCATTGTCTATTTCATACAAGAtaagaatatttttgttacGGTTATTATATATTATTTGTTGGTGACACCGTGTATTATACAAATGTGCTACTTGATTTGCAACaggcaaaaattgataactttgATGGTTTcgtttaagtttaaaaaatttatcaaaaaactgataGGCAGTCAACATTCATATGTTCATCCTCAGCTTGCCACGCAACaaagattttga
- the srz-38 gene encoding Serpentine receptor class gamma (Predicted): MYFSVRKLSNLVSVKRSTPQRFILWQAITVLIFKFMFIVLVLTCLWGSLDVMIMLVSTTGLDIFSTPLIVELSYIGCNKRNMKTLFTGFSFRKFIRVLFDIEENVHVEQRF, encoded by the exons ATGTACTTCTCCGTCAGAAAGTTGTCCAATTTAGTGTCAGTCAAACGTAGTACACCTCAAAGGTTTATACTCTGGCAGGCAATcactgttttaatttttaaattt ATGTTCATAGTTTTGGTTCTCACTTGTTTGTGGGGTTCACTCGATGTAATGATTATGTTGGTCTCGACGACGGGGCTTGATATATTCTCAACACCATTGATAGTTGAATTGTCTTATATTGGATGCAACAAACGGAACATGAAAACTTTGTTCACAGGGttcagttttagaaaatttataagAGTGTTATTCGATATTGAAGAAAACGTTCATGTTGAACAAAGGTTTTAA
- the srz-71 gene encoding Serpentine Receptor, class Z (Predicted), with amino-acid sequence MNSTKADFSSLKFPDLLNDSSMFLLALIMFCYILEFPIFKYICKINEEQDQKDILYPVVKRLFAMVRIFYYLVIPLIASVILTNNRFFIFKYLTFSICYFLFIISQTFNIVVFLVAVEKWLGHFFPIFGQYVTSVRKGLLNKIWVLYIFLVFKEFGIYVGIGCTVDKDMQPSALGYIQAIILFCMAMSSVLSSLLHLSILNKIRKLAYLESTQLNNLYIYIFWLITTVVMFKVIYIPLITVIFLIFLSEFPLYALIAITGGVDSLTTPFIIETVYIVCNIDKIYTVDGGKIAEVLRLYFQ; translated from the exons ATGAACTCTACCAAAGCTGATTTTTCgtcattgaaatttccggatttATTGAATGACAGTTCTATGTTCTTACTTGCACTAATAATGTTCTGTTACATACTTGAATTCCCAATATTCAAGtacatttgcaaaattaatgAAGAACAAGATCAGAAG GACATTCTCTATCCAGTTGTAAAACGACTTTTTGCAATGGtcagaatattttattatctTGTCATACCATTAATTGCCAGTgtaattttaacaaataatcggtttttcatatttaaatacctaactttttcaatatgctattttttattcattatcAGCCAAACATTCAACATCGTAGTGTTTTTAGTTGCTGTTGAAAAATGGTTGGgacattttttcccaatttttgggCAGTATGTCACGTCCGTTCGAAAAGGCTTGCTAAacaaaatttgggttttgtatatttttctgGTGTTTAAGGAATTTGGCATTTATGTGGGGATAGGGTGTACAGTCGATAAAGATATGCAACCGTCTGCCTTGGGTTATATTCAAGCA attattttattttgtatggCAATGAGTTCAGTGTTATCTTCATTGTTGCATCTTTCGATCttgaataaaattcgaaaGCTTGCGTATTTGGAGTCGACTCAACTGAATAACCTCTACATATACATATTTTGGTTAATAACTACAGTAGTGATGTTTAAAGTT atctacATACCACTCATCACTGTGATCTTTCTAATATTTCTCTCAGAATTCCCACTATATGCTTTAATAGCTATTACTGGTGGTGTCGATAGTCTTACGACTCCGTTTATCATTGAAACTGTGTATATTGTTTGTAACATTGACAAAATTTACACTGTGGACGgcggaaaaattgcagaagtTTTGAGactttattttcaatga
- the srz-61 gene encoding Serpentine Receptor, class Z (Partially confirmed by transcript evidence), with product MSDFTYFFQFTPFGKSVSDQWDNLTSEIQYIAVVCQLIVFPFYVYVHKANNIRDREVVVFQITNHFYKCVVAMNIGYVLFGIFVLCTLAEGLLIYISLIIFPIGIVYVFIEMIIADVFHLLISLLAMEKFFIYFFPRWEKTVISIQKYIHKYIVFVYLACCSRYMLSAVIGSSLEPYGWKFLGPIVQHFLTIILFISVLLYIPVIISVRKLSHLQSAQLSNPQQYIMGQIIVVFFFKILMFIPDSVHIFLKEGTLHSVLMVSTNDSTTIPLIAQLSYLGCNKRNLSLLFNIFSFKVFSKIFMFFGVQRVQQTSTVRPQNLESTVYPL from the exons ATGAGCGATTTTACATATTTCTTCCAATTCACTCCATTTGGAAAATCAGTTTCAGATCAGTGGGATAACTTAACAAGCGAAATTCAGTACATAGCGGTTGTCTGCCAATTGATCGTTTTCCCGTTTTACGTATACGTTCACAAAGCTAATAATATAAGGGATAGAGAG GTAGTCGTATTTCAAATAACCAATCACTTTTACAAATGTGTAGTTGCAATGAACATTGGATAcgttttatttggaatttttgtattgTGCACTTTAGCAGAAGGATT acTTATCTACATCTCATTAATCATATTTCCTATAGGCATAGTATATGTCTTTATAGAAATGATAATTGCTGACGTATTTCACTTGCTAATATCGCTCCTAGCAatggagaaattttttatctacTTTTTTCCGCGTTGGGAAAAAACTGTGATATCAATTCAAAAGTATATTCATAAATATATAGTATTCGTGTATTTGGCGTGTTGTTCTAGATATATGTTATCCGCTGTGATTGGTTCATCACTTGAACCGTATGGATGGAAGTTTCTTGGTCct attgttcaacattttctcaCTATTATTCTTTTTATATCAGTACTTCTCTATATCCCAGTTATAATTAGCGTACGAAAATTGTCTCATTTACAATCGGCTCAATTGAGCAATCCACAACAGTACATCATGGGTCAAATAATTGTTgtattctttttcaaaatt CTTATGTTTATCCCCGATTCTGTTCATATATTTCTTAAAGAAGGTACATTACACAGCGTTCTTATGGTCTCAACTAATGATTCTACTACAATACCGTTGATAGCTCAGTTATCATACCTTGGGTGCAATAAAAGGAATTTGAGTCtattattcaatatttttagtttcaaagtattctccaaaatttttatgttcttCGGTGTTCAACGTGTTCAACAAACTTCAACAGTTCGACCCCAAAATTTGGAATCAACAGTATATCCTCTTTAa
- the K03D3.2 gene encoding TransThyretin-Related family domain (Confirmed by transcript evidence), protein MFFLILFLATISYSSQLIAESELVDFVVAGSNYDYRTDFTGGEKTIGIKRLLNGLEDDDDKWQLYYFCAKAKGANKKNCGSWVDGKGNKIKGEVTLKATLKGKNVVLGPVFVRDAGRYASIFEDSKQQTSVVQVRVRPPAPLHG, encoded by the exons ATGTTTTTCCTTATTCTATTTCTAGCAACTATTTCTTATTCGTCCCAATTAATTGCCGAATCTGAATTGGTGGATTTCGTTGTAGCTGGATCGAACTATGACTATAGGACAGATTTCACCGGGGGAGAGAAGACAATTGGAATAAAAAGATTGTTGAATGGCCTGGAAGATGACGATGATAAATGgcaattatattatttttgtgcaaaagcCAAAGGCGCGAATAAGAAGAACTGTGGATCGTGGGTTGATGGA AAGGGAAACAAAATCAAAGGAGAAGTCACCCTTAAAGCAACTCTCAAGGGCAAGAATGTCGTCCTGGGCCCAGTTTTTGTTAGAGATGCAGGACGTTATGCTAGCATTTTCGAGGATTCGAAACAGCAAACTTCGGTTGTCCAGGTTCGAGTCCGACCTCCAGCACCTCTTCATGGTTGA
- the srz-38 gene encoding Serpentine Receptor, class Z (Predicted): MDEISTDMPDVVKYVNAIIFCASIIMFLIVFPFYVYVFKMNRKQDQETLLFPAVNHFYQMTRNVFFLCIAMIFFACLSLLERFSGLFKLLPLILMYIIYIITQIFSFLTFLLSFQRFILYFISSSEPYIVQIQKQAPKYIWALYLVFIIKDIFIFVFIFVDAKEESNGFKTIYIVIFFTFNIFSILSAILHVPMYFSVRKLSNLVSVKRSTPQRFILWQAITVLIFKFMFIVLVLTCLWGSLDVMIMLVSTTGLDIFSTPLIVELSYIGCNKRNMKTLFTGFSFRKFIRVLFDIEENVHVEQRF, from the exons ATGGACGAAATTTCCACGGATATGCCGGACGTTGTCAAATATGTCAATGCaatcattttttgtgcttCAATTATCATGTTTTTGATTGTGTTTCCATTTTATGTGTACGTGTTTAAAATGAATCGGAAACAGGATCAAGAG ACGTTACTGTTTCCAGCAGTCAATCATTTCTATCAAATGAcaagaaacgtttttttcctcTGCATAGCTATGATATTTTTTGCGTGTCTTAGTCTACTTGAAAG ATTTTCCGGACTTTTCAAGTTGCTACCTCTAATTTTAATGTACATCATTTACATAATCACccagattttttcttttttgacatttctccTATCCTTTCAAAGATTCATACTCTATTTCATCAGTTCAAGCGAACCCTATATAGTCCAAATACAGAAGCAGGCACCAAAATACATATGGGCTTTGTATCTTGTGTTTATTATCAaagacatttttatttttgttttcatttttgttgatGCAAAAGAAGAGAGCAATGGATTCAAAACTATTTACATT gtaATATTCTTcactttcaatattttttctatactATCGGCAATATTACATGTCCCAATGTACTTCTCCGTCAGAAAGTTGTCCAATTTAGTGTCAGTCAAACGTAGTACACCTCAAAGGTTTATACTCTGGCAGGCAATcactgttttaatttttaaattt ATGTTCATAGTTTTGGTTCTCACTTGTTTGTGGGGTTCACTCGATGTAATGATTATGTTGGTCTCGACGACGGGGCTTGATATATTCTCAACACCATTGATAGTTGAATTGTCTTATATTGGATGCAACAAACGGAACATGAAAACTTTGTTCACAGGGttcagttttagaaaatttataagAGTGTTATTCGATATTGAAGAAAACGTTCATGTTGAACAAAGGTTTTAA
- the K03D3.5 gene encoding DUF148 domain-containing protein (Confirmed by transcript evidence) yields the protein MFKQLFLFSAVFLVLLEASTPAAPSRESVVAGLVANGLKKNLAEKIIELREKYNTEIIKANASGNQKLAQATWNKHQELYHKLFAKVTKEQKAIYEKLNKQYHLYF from the exons atgttcaaacaaCTTTTCCTATTCTCCGCTGTTTTTCTCGTACTGCTCGAGGCTTCAACTCCAGCAG CCCCATCGAGAGAAAGCGTAGTAGCCGGTCTTGTTGCCAATGGTCTCAAGAAAAATTTGGCGGAGAAGATTATTGAGCTAAGAGAAAAGTACAATACGGAAATCATCAAGGCGAATGCTTCGGGCAATCAGAAGCTAGCGCAGGCTACGTGGAACAAGCATCAGGAGTTGTACCATAAGCTGTTTGCAAAGGTTACCAAGGAGCAGAAGGCGATTTATGAGAAGCTCAATAAGCAGTATCATCTTtacttttga
- the srz-104 gene encoding Serpentine Receptor, class Z (Partially confirmed by transcript evidence) — translation MDFAYFPSITNSTDNIKVEKNLLGYYITAIAIFLMANLALCLYVQKLYNSKREKTLPIVTHLYKTGQNSSYLVIYISISILSYLVGMVWNIFDMDQDHNHSTLNLMAICNFLVIVAALLFLTAFRGAFDFLVVLSSIQISLLYFFPAIEGTLTKIQNLVIRFILIIYFLCGFMGMTRIALTYGKDVLRGLPDGTSLVKIRDVVYMETFVLNGIFLFSSIINFLGIIGEHPKLQKYMFCQSFLVFIEKTISSIYITDDYWDFTFLFIVDLFTLPLIIQLSYLITFGNLSVLRKLKSLKIKCGTRVHPETVVQ, via the exons ATGGATTTCGCTTATTTTCCAAGCATAACTAATTCGACAGATAATATAAAGGTAGAGAAAAATTTGCTAGGATACTATATTACCGcaattgcaatatttttaatggCAAACTTAGCTTTATGTCtgtatgttcaaaaattgtataattcgAAGCGGGAAAAGACG ttaccGATCGTCACACATCTCTACAAAACAGGCCAAAATTCTTCTTATCTAGTCATCTACATATCAATCTCAATACTCAGCTATCTAGTAGGAATGGTGTGGAATAT ATTTGATATGGATCAGGATCACAATCACTCTACACTAAATCTGATGGCTATCTGTAATTTCCTTGTAATTGTAGCTGCGCTCCTGTTCCTCACCGCTTTTAGAGGCGCATTTGATTTTCTTGTTGTTTTATCAAGTATCCAAATTAGCCTACTTTACTTTTTTCCGGCGATTGAAGGAACACTAACGAAAATTCAGAACTTGGTTATCCGCTTCATTCTTATAATATACTTTTTGTGTGGTTTCATGGGGATGACAAGAATAGCTTTAACGTACGGTAAAGATGTGCTGAGGGGCTTACCAGACGGCACAAGTTTAGTCAAGATTCGAGATGTTGTctat ATGGAAACTTTTGTACTCAACGggatttttctcttttcatcgATAATTAATTTCTTGGGCATCATCGGAGAACATCCTAAGTTGCAGAAGTACATGTTCTGTCAGTCATTTCTTGTATTTATCGAGAAAACG ataagCTCCATTTATATCACTGACGATTACTGGGATTTTACCTTTCTCTTCATAGTCGATCTTTTCACATTACCATTGATTATTCAATTATCATATTTGATAACTTTTGGGAATTTGAGTGTTCTGAGgaaactgaaaagtttgaaaatcaaatgtgGAACTCGAGTTCATCCGGAAACTGTTGTGCAATGA
- the srz-105 gene encoding Serpentine Receptor, class Z (Partially confirmed by transcript evidence), with amino-acid sequence MNSPDSTKADDLSIKIPDSLIVIFVLFFSMLMLCYALMLPFFKYICKINEEQDSQDKLYTVVKQIFAMVRIYSYLFIPLTASVYMTSVSESGFFFKLLNFLIGCVLVIIVQAFDIVVLLFAIEKWLSIFFPKFEPYLTSARNMLLNNIWFLYIVLVLKEFGIFAGIRFTVEEDRATTTLGYIHGIELTCMTICSVTSAMLHIPIVKKIRKLTYLESPRLNNLYIYIFCLTITVMVVKVIYISLLTVIITIFLPQFVLHDLIYTIAFVESITTPIIIEVVYIVCNVEKIYTMDGRKIAEVLKLYLK; translated from the exons ATGAACTCCCCCGATTCAACCAAAGCCGATGATTTGTCAATTAAAATTCCGGATTCACTTATCGTCATCTTCGTGCTCTTCTTTTCCATGTTGATGCTCTGTTACGCACTTATGCTCCCATTTTTCAAgtatatttgcaaaattaatgAAGAGCAAGATTCGCAG GACAAACTCTACACAGTCGTTAAACAAATCTTTGCAATGGTCAGAATATattcttatttatttatacCGCTTACTGCCAGTGTATATATGACGAGTGTTTC agaaagcggattttttttcaaactcttaAATTTCTTAATAGGTTGTGTATTAGTCATTATTGTTCAAGCATTTGACATCGTAGTGCTATTATTTGCTATTGAAAAATggttgagcattttttttccgaaatttgaGCCATATCTCACGTCTGCTCGGAATATGTTGCTTAACAATATATGGTTTTTATATATTGTCCTTGTTCTAAAGGAGTTTGGTATCTTTGCGGGGATCAGGTTCACAGTTGAAGAAGACAGGGCAACGACCACGTTAGGATATATTCATGGA ATTGAATTAACTTGTATGACAATATGCTCAGTGACATCTGCGATGTTGCATATTCCAATTGTAAAGAAAATCCGGAAGCTTACGTATTTGGAGTCGCCTCGGCTGAACAATCTttacatatatatattttgCCTGACAATAACAGTAATGGTTGTAAAAGTA ATCTACATATCACTTTTAACTGTGATCATTACAATTTTTCTCCCTCAATTTGTACTACATGATTTAATTTATACAATTGCTTTTGTCGAAAGTATCACAACTCCCATTATCATTGAAGTCGTGTATATTGTTTGTAACGTCGAGAAAATTTACACCATGGACGgcagaaaaattgcagaagttttgaaactttatttgaaGTAG
- the rac-2 gene encoding Ras-related protein rac-2 (Partially confirmed by transcript evidence) has translation MQAIKCVVVGDGAVGKTCLLLSYTTNAFPGEYILTVFDTYSTNVMVDGRPINLSLWDTAGQDDYDQFRHLSFPQTDVFLVCFALNNPASFENVRAKWYPEVSHHCPNTPIILVGTKADLREDRDTIERLRERRLQPVSHTQGYVMAKEIKAVKYLECSALTQIGLKQVFDEAIRTGLTPPQTPQTRAKKSNCTVL, from the exons ATGCAAGCAATCAAATGTGTCGTCGTTGGTGACGGAGCCGTCGGTAAGACGTGTCTCCTGCTATCGTACACTACAAACGCTTTTCCCGGAGAATATATTCTAACG GTATTCGACACCTACTCAACAAATGTGATGGTCGACGGAAGGCCAATAAATCTCAGCCTATGGGACACAGCTGGACAGGACGATTACGATCA attCCGCCACCTGTCATTTCCACAAACAGACGTATTCCTCGTATGCTTTGCACTGAATAATCCAGCAAGTTTTGAGAATGTTCGTGCAAAATGGTATCCAGAAGTATCACATCATTGCCCAAATACACCGATTATTTTGGTTGGAACTAAAGCTGATTTACGCGAGGATCGAGATACTATTGAACG gCTCCGTGAACGTCGGCTCCAACCAGTGAGCCACACCCAGGGTTACGTGATGGCAAAGGAAATCAAGGCGGTCAAGTACCTGGAATGCTCGGCGCTTACCCAAATTGGATTGAAACAAGTTTTCGATGAGGCAATTCGTACTGGGCTCACCCCGCCACAAACACCACAAACGAGAGCCAAAAAGAGCAATTGCACGGTGCTTTAA
- the srz-74 gene encoding Serpentine Receptor, class Z (Partially confirmed by transcript evidence): MNVTTMFENSEFALNFMKAANVGLHSLFLISVVLYLFVFPFYVYVFKLNKRRDKKTLLYPTVHHFYKIVKISYCLFVSSMMFGKLAIHFSYKNGLICALCFAIAVVFIFTLYLLTEAFHLITFLLALQRFLIYFFPPGAEKYVTAVQDFINKQIWKLYLVMFLKEVVLIIVYSLTEFNKEEGLTHFGIYFITVVLVLYALLFLSTVFYIPIIISARRLSHVDSAQQCMVQKYIYWQTLTVFICKLQSVFLCIYLFIRASSITDITFGIVLTDIVTTPLIVQIPYLGSNRWNSRRTTKFNWSMFFRVLFDIKKTSRVTHA; this comes from the exons ATGAACGTGACAACTATGTTCGAAAACTCTGAGTTTGCtctaaattttatgaaagCTGCTAATGTAGGACTCCATTCACTATTTTTGATATCTGTTGTGTTGTACTTATTCGTATTCCCGTTTTATGTATATGTATTCAAACTGAATAAGAGAAGGGACAAAAAG acATTGCTTTATCCCACGGTCCATCATTTTTACAAGATCGTTAAAATCTCATATTGCTTGTTTGTGTCTTCGATGATGTTTGGTAAATTGgccattcatttttcttataaaaa CGGTCTAATATGCGCCTTGTGTTTCGCAATTGCcgttgtttttatatttactCTGTACCTCCTCACTGAAGCATTTCACCTGATCACATTTCTTCTTGCACTTCAAAGATTCCTGATCTACTTTTTCCCGCCAGGCGCCGAAAAATATGTTACGGCTGTCCAAGACTTTATCAACAAGCAAATTTGGAAGCTCTATTTAGTAATGTTTTTAAAGGAGGTTGTACTAATTATAGTGTATTCGCTTACCGAGTTTAACAAGGAAGAAGGTCTCACACATTTTGGAATCTATTTTATT ACAGTTGTATTGGTTCTTTATGCATTGTTGTTTCTGTCTACAGTATTCTACATACCAATAATAATAAGCGCTAGGAGACTGTCACATGTGGATTCTGCTCAGCAGTGTATGGTCCAAAAGTATATCTACTGGCAGACATTGACAGTTTTCATATGCAAATTG CAATCCGTCTTTCTGTGCATTTACCTTTTCATAAGGGCCAGTTCTATCACCGACATTACATTTGGAATAGTCTTAACGGATATTGTCACAACACCTTTGATAGTTCAAATTCCATATTTGGGAAGTAACAGATGGAATTCAAGGCGAACAACTAAATTCAACTGGAGCATGTTTTTCAGAGTGTTGTTTGACATTAAGAAGACGTCACGCGTTACCCACGCGTAA